One region of Brassica napus cultivar Da-Ae chromosome A10, Da-Ae, whole genome shotgun sequence genomic DNA includes:
- the LOC106370937 gene encoding 3-ketoacyl-CoA synthase 2, whose protein sequence is MNENHIQSANNNNSPVTTVDVTNQKLPNFLLSVRLKYVKLGYHYLISNAVYIILLPVLFAATSSSFKLSDLTLLCNHLLHFHLLPSTLFATLLIFLTTLYFTTRPRKVFLLDFACYKPDPSLICTRETFMDRSQRVGIFTEDNLAFQQKILERSGLGQKTYFPEALLRVPPNPCMSEARKEAETVMFGAIDAVLEKTGVKPKDIGILVVNCSLFNPTPSLSAMIVNKYKLRGNILSYNLGGMGCSAGLISIDLAKQLLQVQANSYALVVSTENITLNWYLGNDRSMLLSNCIFRMGGAAVLLSNRSSDRRRSKYQLIHTVRTHKGADDNAFNCVYQREDNNDNNKIGVSLSKNLMAIAGEALKTNITTLGPLVLPMSEQLLFFMTLVARKVFKVKKIKPYIPDFKLAFEHFCIHAGGRAVLDEIEKNLDLSEWHMEPSRMTLNRFGNTSSSSLWYELAYSEAKGRIKRGDRTWQIAFGSGFKCNSAVWRALKNIDPSKEEKTNPWIDEIHEFPVQVPRVSLLSSSSESR, encoded by the exons TCTACATCATCCTCCTCCCCGTCCTCTTTGCTGCAACCTCCTCCTCCTTCAAACTCTCCGATCTCACTCTCTTATGTAACCACCTCCTCCATTTCCACCTCCTCCCGTCCACTCTCTTCGCtactcttcttatctttctaACAACTCTCTACTTCACAACCCGTCCTCGCAAAGTATTCCTCCTCGACTTCGCTTGCTACAAACCCGACCCTTCTCTAATATGCACACGAGAAACATTCATGGACCGGTCTCAACGTGTTGGTATCTTCACAGAAGACAACCTCGCTTTCCAACAAAAGATCCTCGAACGTTCCGGTTTAGGACAGAAGACTTACTTTCCCGAGGCTCTCTTACGTGTCCCGCCGAATCCATGTATGTCGGAAGCGAGGAAAGAAGCGGAGACGGTTATGTTTGGAGCCATAGACGCAGTGCTTGAGAAAACTGGAGTTAAGCCTAAGGATATTGGGATACTTGTGGTGAATTGTAGCTTGTTTAATCCGACGCCCTCTTTGTCGGCTATGATCGTGAATAAATATAAGCTTAGAGGAAACATCTTGAGCTATAATCTTGGTGGTATGGGTTGTAGTGCTGGTCTTATCTCCATTGATCTCGCAAAACAGCTTCTTCAG GTTCAAGCAAACTCATATGCACTAGTAGTGAGCACAGAGAACATAACCCTAAACTGGTACTTAGGCAACGACCGATCAATGCTTCTCTCAAACTGCATTTTCCGAATGGGCGGCGCCGCCGTTCTCCTCTCTAACCGCTCCTCCGACCGCCGCCGCTCAAAGTATCAGTTAATTCACACTGTCCGCACTCACAAAGGAGCAGACGACAACGCCTTTAACTGCGTTTACCAACGCGAAGACAACAACGACAACAACAAAATAGGTGTGTCACTCTCCAAAAACCTAATGGCTATCGCCGGAGAAGCTCTCAAAACGAACATCACCACGCTTGGACCGCTTGTCCTGCCTATGTCCGAACAACTTCTCTTTTTCATGACGCTCGTGGCTCGAAAAGTGTTTAAGgtcaagaaaataaaacctTATATTCCTGACTTCAAGCTAGCTTTCGAGCATTTCTGCATCCACGCGGGAGGCAGAGCAGTGCTTGATGAGATTGAGAAGAATCTGGATCTTTCTGAGTGGCATATGGAGCCTTCGAGGATGACTCTGAACAGGTTTGGGAACACTTCGAGTAGCTCGTTGTGGTATGAGCTTGCGTATAGTGAAGCTAAAGGGAGGATCAAGAGAGGAGATAGGACTTGGCAGATTGCTTTTGGGTCAGGTTTTAAGTGTAATAGTGCGGTTTGGAGAGCTTTGAAAAATATTGATCCGTCCAAGGAGGAGAAGACTAATCCATGGATCGATGAGATTCATGAGTTTCCTGTTCAGGTTCCGAGAGTATCTCTACTGTCATCTTCCTCCGAATCTCGATAG
- the BNAA10G02470D gene encoding uncharacterized protein BNAA10G02470D: MGFSDSPEPIKRGEKEAKSKGSSDEEVDESDSTTTSSSKVIISLEDESVIDVSGQSLDLSLLDNNNSDDGSVKGLYFFRNVFTLIPKSIGGFGSLKKLKFFSNEIDLFPPELGGLVDLEYLQVKISSPSLGEGLSWDKLKALKELELTKVPKRSSALTLLSEISGLKSLTRLSVCHFSIRYLPAEIGCLTSLEYLDLSFNKIKSLPNEISYLSSLVSLKVAHNRLIELPSVLALLQNLETLDVSNNRLATLDPLDLSLMPGLQILNLQFNKLPCYCCIPAWIQCNLGGNYEEMGVDTMTEMDVYETPYENNTITLPHKGFHRNPLIMSTGASSISRCFSARKSSKRWKRRQHYYQQRARQERLNNSRKWKSEVSPEELNLKMYVVEETGKQGMVDSICLDDNYKLSEESEIVESVVTSEEQESSLKSDLVSDNSQLKSERDNKECCEVKASSSPSLDYNSSSERKKPNHKSKRCYDKDLDNPKASKCHRPSTDTANLSYKYSSTSFCSTEDSLPDGFFDAGRDRPFMPLSRYEKVLPLDSREVILLDRAKDEELDAITSSARALVSRLKKLNRLTADVDNFQVASYLALFVSDHFGGSDRASVVQTTRKAVSGSNYQKPFICTCLAGNQDDLAALNKQVSGGTAQDVSLSDVCETSLRSIKSKRNSIVVPLGKLQFGICRHRALLMKFLCDRMEPPVPCELVRGYLDFMPHAWNVVHVKRGDSWVRMVVDACRPHDIREYTDQEYFCRYVPLNRLSESICARAELEPGSSFSSLSTGEGVERANSSLIRCKLGSSSAALKMRTLEVSGASVDDIRTFEYTCLGEVRILGALKHDCIVELYGHEISSKWITSENGNEHRRILQSSILMEYIEGGSLKGHIEKLSEDGKHHVPMDLALSIARDISGALMELHSKDIIHRDIKSENVLIDLDNQKANGEEPIVKLCDFDRAVPLRSHLHGCCIAQVGIPPANVCVGTPRWMSPEVFRAMHEQNFYGLEVDIWSFGCLIFELLTLQIPYFELSELQIHESLQKGKRPKLPEELETLISEENDESAKKLREEYDLAESDLDTMRFLIDVFRLCTEESPLDRLNAGDLHEMILSWTKSKSPTGTTSTS; the protein is encoded by the exons ATGGGGTTCTCTGATTCACCGGAACCTATTAAACGCGGCGAAAAGGAAGCGAAGAGCAAAGGGTCCTCCGACGAAGAGGTTGATGAGAGTGATTCCACCACAACCAGTAGCAGCAAAGTTATAATAAGCTTAGAGGACGAATCTGTAATCGATGTCTCCGGTCAAAGTCTGGACCTTTCTCTCCTCGACAACAACAACTCGGACGATGGGTCCGTGAAAGGTCTCTACTTTTTCAGAAATGTCTTCACTTTGATCCCCAAATCAATCGGAGGGTTCGGGAGCTTGAAGAAGCTCAAGTTCTTCAGCAACGAGATCGACCTTTTCCCGCCGGAGCTAGGAGGTTTAGTCGATTTGGAGTATCTCCAGGTGAAGATATCGTCGCCGAGCCTCGGCGAGGGCTTGTCGTGGGACAAGCTCAAGGCTTTGAAGGAGCTCGAGCTCACTAAAGTCCCCAAACGATCCTCTGCTTTGACCCTTTTGAGCGAGATCTCGGGGCTTAAGTCCTTGACGAGACTCTCTGTTTGTCACTTCTCCATCAG ATATCTTCCTGCGGAGATCGGATGTCTAACGAGTCTAGAGTACCTGGATCTCTCCTTTAACAAGATCAAGAGTTTGCCTAACGAGATAAGTTATCTGAGTTCGTTGGTGTCCTTGAAGGTTGCTCACAACAGGCTAATTGAGCTACCATCGGTTTTAGCTTTATTACAAAACTTGGAAACCCTGGACGTATCAAACAACCGATTAGCAACACTGGATCCTCTCGATCTAAGCTTAATGCCTGGACTTCAGATTTTAAATTTACAG TTCAATAAGCTGCCGTGTTATTGCTGTATTCCCGCATGGATACAGTGTAATTTGGGAGGAAACTATGAAGAGATGGGAGTTGATACTATGACTGAAATGGATGTTTATGAAACCCCTTATGAAAACAACACCATAACTCTTCCTCATAAAG GCTTCCACCGTAACCCATTAATTATGTCAACTGGGGCCTCTTCCATCAGTAGATGCTTCTCGGCTCGCAAATCAAGCAAGAGGTGGAAGCGGAGACAGCATTACTACCAGCAAAGGGCAAGGCAGGAGCGCTTGAACAACAGCAGGAAGTGGAAAAGTGAAGTCTCTCCGGAGGAATTAAATTTGAAGATGTATGTAGTAGAAGAAACTGGGAAACAGGGAATGGTTGATAGCATCTGCTTGGATGATAATTATAAACTGTCAGAAGAGTCTGAAATAGTAGAATCCGTCGTCACTTCTGAAGAGCAAGAGAGCAGTTTGAAATCTGATTTAGTTTCTGACAATTCCCAATTAAAGAGTGAAAGAGATAACAAGGAGTGCTGTGAGGTCAAGGCATCTTCTTCTCCCTCTTTAGACTATAATTCCTCTTCAGAGAGAAAGAAGCCAAATCACAAGTCGAAGAGATGCTATGATAAGGATCTAGATAACCCAAAAGCTTCTAAATGCCACAGGCCGTCTACTGATACTGCTAATCTATCGTACAAATACAGCAGCACCTCATTTTGTAGCACAGAAGATTCTCTTCCTGATGGATTTTTTGACGCTGGGCGTGATAGGCCCTTTATGCCTCTTAGTAGGTATGAGAAAGTTTTGCCTCTTGATTCACGTGAAGTCATACTCTTGGACAG GGCAAAGGATGAAGAATTGGATGCAATCACTTCCTCTGCTCGAGCCCTTGTTTCTAGATTGAAGAAACTGAACCGTTTAACTGCGGATGTAGACAACTTTCAAGTTGCATCATACCTCGCCCTTTTTGTGTCGGATCACTTTGGTGGAAGCGACAGAGCTTCTGTTGTTCAAACAACCCGGAAGGCAGTGTCTGGCTCAAACTACCAGAAACCGTTTATCTGCACCTGCTTGGCTGGGAATCAAGACGACTTGGCTGCTCTTAACAAACAGGTTTCAGGGGGGACTGCTCAAGATGTCAGTTTGTCCGACGTGTGTGAAACATCCTTGCGTTCTATCAAGTCCAAGCGGAACTCTATAGTGGTTCCTCTAGGGAAACTGCAGTTTGGCATCTGTAGGCACAGGGCCTTGCTCATGAAG TTCCTTTGTGACCGTATGGAACCTCCGGTGCCTTGTGAGCTTGTCAGAGGCTATCTAGACTTCATGCCGCATGCCTGGAACGTTGTTCATGTAAAGAGAGGTGACTCTTGGGTTCGTATGGTTGTTGATGCTTGCCGTCCTCATGACATCAGAGAATATACAGATCAAGAATATTTCTGCCG GTACGTTCCTCTTAACCGGCTTAGCGAATCCATTTGCGCAAGAGcagaactggaaccagggagtTCGTTTTCTTCCCTGTCAACGGGTGAAGGAGTAGAGAGAGCTAATAGTAGTCTTATCCGATGCAAGCTGGGCTCCTCTTCAGCAGCTTTGAAG ATGCGTACGTTAGAGGTTTCCGGAGCTTCCGTAGATGACATCAGGACATTCGAGTATACATGCTTAGGAGAAGTGAGGATTCTAGGAGCATTGAAACATGACTGCATCGTGGAGTTATACGGACACGAGATATCTTCCAAGTGGATAACTTCTGAAAATGGAAACGAACATCGACGCATATTGCAATCTTCTATTCTCATGGAATACATTGAAGGAGGATCTCTAAAG GGTCACATTGAGAAGCTTTCTGAAGATGGTAAGCACCATGTACCTATGGATCTAGCCTTATCTATCGCAAGAGATATCTCAGGGGCCTTAATGGAGCTTCATTCGAAGGATATAATCCACCGTGATATTAAAAGCGAAAACGTTTTGATCGATCTTGACAACCAAAAAGCAAACGGAGAAGAACCTATTGTGAAGCTCTGTGATTTCGATAGAGCTGTTCCTCTTAGGTCTCACTTGCACGGTTGCTGCATTGCTCAAGTCGGAATACCGCCTGCTAACGTCTGTGTCGGTACGCCACGGTGGATGTCCCCTGAGGTCTTCAGAGCAATGCACGAACAGAACTTCTATGGGCTT gaagTGGATATATGGTCATTCGGGTGCCTAATCTTCGAGCTACTGACACTACAAATCCCATATTTCGAGTTATCCGAGCTTCAGATTCATGAATCTCTACAG AAGGGCAAAAGGCCAAAATTACCGGAGGAGCTAGAGACATTGATCTCAGAGGAAAATGACGAATCAGCCAAAAAGCTGCGTGAAGAGTATGACTTAGCCGAATCTGACTTGGACACAATGAGGTTTCTTATCGACGTGTTTCGCCTTTGCACGGAGGAGTCTCCTTTAGACCGTTTAAACGCTGGAGACCTCCATGAAATGATTCTTTCATGGACAAAAAGCAAGTCTCCTACAGGTACTACTTCCACTTCTTGA